A region of Jaculus jaculus isolate mJacJac1 chromosome 16, mJacJac1.mat.Y.cur, whole genome shotgun sequence DNA encodes the following proteins:
- the LOC105944819 gene encoding nuclear pore complex protein Nup50-like, whose product MTQRMARKELTYMTWDQETEEAGTFSVASEEVLRSRTMKKAKRRSGNMAFEPDKGGGEGAFKDFKGLVASSGGGGFSGGKPLTGLTTGTFPGAAAPCATAQGSVEPQPGPASAADVPTATVAEKLSEPQLQGSPQRPSSSGKACAVILYYKQLAGLNCSVRDWIVKHVNANPFCDLTPVFEEYEKYLATIGQQFEGDGSDHPESEASKVLVEMHPPPLLGSEELQGDSASLLPGLRPERPLVKMAYSVHGAASTPLKTGEKSASSILGSLSSSPLPGFSLFPENICLFGKDANQSKPVSSPISANALESPSEGGSKQYRDGDEEEGDEPPEVVPTKVKKDAFYSGKCKLFYKKGKAFKEKGAGTLHLKPAANKKTQLLVQADSRLGNVLLNILIPPNMPCSRKGKNGVAIVCVPDPPLDEKSASNPATLLFRVKTSKDAEGLHRILLEKKNA is encoded by the exons ATGACCCAAAGGATGGCCAGGAAGGAGTTGACCTATATGACTTGGGATCAAGAAACTGAAGAGGCGGGGACTTTCTCGGTGGCCAGCGAGGAAGTGTTAAGGAGCAGAACCATGAAGAAAGCCAAGCGCAGGAGCGGGAACATGGCGTTTGAACCTGacaagggaggaggagaaggagcctTTAAAGATTTCAAAGGCCTGGTGGCTTCTTCCGGGGGAGGTGGATTTTCTGGAGGGAAGCCTCTGACAGGGCTGACAACGGGCACCTTCCCGGGCGCGGCCGCTCCCTGCGCCACCGCGCAGGGCTCCGTGGAGCCGCAGCCAGGCCCCGCTTCTGCTGCAGACGTCCCCACCGCCACGGTGGCTGAGAAGCTTTCAGAGCCCCAACTCCAGGGCAGCCCTCAGcggccttcct CTTCCGGCAAAGCCTGCGCCGTTATCTTGTATTACAAGCAGTTGGCTGGTCTAAACTGCTCTGTTCGAGATTGGATAGTGAAGCACGTGAATGCAAATCCATTCTGTGACCTGACGCCCGTTTTTGAAGAGTATGAGAAGTATTTAGCTACAATTGGACAGCAGTTTGAGGGCGATGGCAGTGATCACCCAGAAAGCGAGGCTAGTAAGGTGCTGGTTGAAATGCACCCTCCTCCCCTACTTGGTTCAGAGGAACTCCAGGGAGATTCAGCGTCATTGCTTCCCGGCCTTCGTCCCGAGCGCCCACTGGTAAAGATGGCCTACTCCGTGCACGGGGCAGCAAGTACCCCACTGAAGACAGGCGAGAAGAGTGCCAGCTCAATTCTGGGCTCACTAAGCTCTAGTCCCCTGCCCGGATTTTCACTCTTCCCTGAAAACATCTGCTTGTTTGGTAAAGATGCTAACCAGAGTAAGCCGGtttcttctcctatttctgctaACGCACTGGAGAGTCCATCAGAAGGGGGCAGTAAGCAGTACAGGGATGGAGATGAGGAAGAGGGCGATGAGCCTCCCGAGGTGGTCCCTACTAAGGTGAAGAAGGATGCCTTCTACTCCGGAAAGTGTAAGCTGTTTTacaagaaaggcaaggcatttaAGGAGAAGGGTGCGGGGACCCTGCATTTGAAACCCGCGGCAAATAAAAAGACGCAATTGTTAGTGCAGGCTGACAGCAGATTAGGCAACGTGTTGCTGAATATTCTGATTCCGCCCAACATGCCCTGTTCAAGAAAAGGGAAGAACGGCGTCGCCATCGTCTGCGTGCCCGACCCGCCGCTCGACGAGAAGAGCGCCAGCAACCCGGCCACCCTGTTATTTAGAGTTAAAACCAGCAAGGATGCAGAAGGGTTGCACAGAATTTTACTGGAGAAGAAGAATGCCTGA